In one window of bacterium DNA:
- a CDS encoding porin, whose protein sequence is MKNILFSSLLALLILGGATQLSAQDTPWYQNVDMHGYVSSSFNYNMNKPHSGMNAFRIFDQTHNTFNFDVFQLRLQHDAEKAGDAGFRFDLITGALPQYTASSGLFGGQNIDVLQAYATYIVPLGDGLTIDAGKFLTHMGYELIEGYDGYNDNMSRSFCFGYAIPFAHTGVRASYGFSDMVSAMVMVANGWDNAVENNKNKTVGAQLALTPNDDIFFAVNGIYGAEGDSDNSNNTSVIDIVGTWSITDMISLGVNVDLGSMDAPALEDESASWTGFAGYLRFDLADKFAIALRGEQFDDADGMRTGVKQKLTEFTITPEYRPTDNFVFRMDFRMDSSDQNVFEDGEEMTDSQTTIGFNVIYLF, encoded by the coding sequence ATGAAGAACATTCTCTTTTCCTCCCTGCTCGCTCTGTTGATACTCGGCGGCGCCACACAGCTGTCGGCGCAGGATACGCCCTGGTATCAGAACGTGGACATGCACGGCTACGTGTCCTCCTCGTTCAACTACAACATGAACAAGCCGCACTCGGGCATGAACGCGTTTCGCATCTTTGATCAGACGCACAATACGTTCAACTTCGATGTGTTTCAGCTCAGGCTGCAGCACGACGCCGAGAAAGCCGGCGACGCGGGCTTCCGCTTCGACCTGATCACCGGCGCCCTGCCGCAGTACACCGCGTCAAGCGGACTGTTCGGCGGTCAGAACATCGACGTGCTTCAGGCCTATGCCACGTATATCGTGCCGCTGGGTGACGGACTGACCATCGACGCAGGTAAGTTCCTGACGCACATGGGCTATGAGCTGATCGAAGGCTACGACGGCTATAACGACAACATGAGCCGCTCGTTCTGCTTCGGTTATGCCATTCCCTTCGCCCACACGGGCGTGCGCGCAAGCTACGGTTTCAGTGACATGGTCTCGGCCATGGTCATGGTTGCCAACGGCTGGGACAATGCCGTGGAGAACAACAAGAACAAGACTGTGGGCGCGCAGCTGGCGCTCACACCGAATGATGATATCTTCTTCGCCGTCAATGGCATTTACGGTGCGGAAGGCGACAGCGACAACAGCAACAATACCTCCGTCATCGATATCGTGGGTACGTGGTCGATCACCGACATGATCAGCCTCGGCGTGAATGTCGATCTCGGCAGCATGGACGCCCCGGCACTCGAGGATGAGAGCGCATCGTGGACCGGTTTCGCCGGCTACCTGCGTTTTGATCTCGCCGACAAGTTCGCAATCGCACTTCGCGGCGAGCAGTTCGACGATGCCGACGGCATGCGCACCGGCGTGAAGCAGAAGCTCACCGAGTTTACCATCACACCGGAATATCGTCCCACCGACAATTTCGTTTTCCGTATGGACTTCCGTATGGACAGCTCCGATCAGAACGTCTTTGAAGACGGTGAGGAAATGACGGACAGTCAGACCACCATCGGATTCAACGTGATTTATCTCTTCTGA